Within the Dialister hominis genome, the region GGTTTTGTCGTTCCGCTTATTATGATGGCTGTGATTATCGGTTTCATTTACTGGTTCTTCGGAACAGAACTTGGCATGTGCATTCGTGCTACGGGCTTTAATCCGCAGATGGTTCGTGCACAGGGTGTCAATACAGACACGATGACAATTATCGGATTATTCATCAGCAACGCGCTCATCGGACTCTGCGGTGCGGTTGTTGCACAGAATAATGGGTTCGCTGATGTCGGGATGGGGATTGGCACAATCGTTATCGGCCTTGCTTCCGTCATCATCGGCGAAGTTATTTTAGGCGCTGACAGCTTCTCCGCTTCGCTTGCTGCTGTCGTTCTGGGGTCCATTCTTTACAGAGTGGTCATTGCAGGTGTACTTTATCTCGGAATGCCACCAAATGATTTGAAACTGTTTACTGCGATTATTGTCATGCTGGCACTTGCAGCACCGATGATCAAAGATAAAGTGAATATGGGGAAGGCAGGCTGAACAGATGTTAAACGTTTCTCATATCAGCAAGACCTTTTTTAAAGGAACCATCAACGAAAAGAAAGCTTTGAACGATCTTTCTCTGACACTCAATGACGGGGATTTTTGTACTGTTATTGGAGGCAACGGAGCCGGCAAGAGCACGCTCCTGAACTCTATCGCAGGCGCGTATCTTCCGGATTCAGGAACTATTGAAATCAACGGCAAAGATGTCACTAAAATGAGTGAATATAAGAGAGCCAAGTTTATAGGCCGCGTATTCCAGGATCCGCTTAAAGGAACTGCGGCAGGAATGCAGGTGGAGGAAAATCTTCTGCTGGCATCCAGAAGAGGGGAAAGCCGCCGTCTGCGCTGGGCATTCTCTGCTGGCGATCATGACAAGTACAAAGCAATGGTATCCAGGCTTGATCTGGGACTTGAAGATCGTCTCTCTACGCGCATCGGATTGCTTTCAGGCGGGCAAAGACAGGCGCTGACACTTCTTATGGCCACGATTAAAAGGCCGGAAGTACTGCTTCTTGATGAACCAACTGCCGCGCTTGATCCGAAAACAGCAGCAAAGGTTTTGAAAATTACGGATGAAATCGTGCATGAACAGCACTTAACGACCTTGATGATCACTCATAATATGAAAGATGCCCTGAAGTATGGCAACAGGCTTATCATGATGAATAATGGCAGGATCATTGCTGATTATTCAGAAGATGAGAAGAAGAATCTGACCATTGATGATCTTCTCAAGAAATTTGAGGAAACGGCAGATGCTGTAAGCGATCGTATCGTTTTAGGCTGATGAATCATCAATTCATTTGCTTATTCTCTTGCAAAATTCACGCATGGCAGGTATAATAACTAGCGTGTGAACTGTATCCCGGTTTTTCGCATCTCCGGCGATGACTTAGATACAGCAATTTATATTTTTTAGGAGGCTATTATGCTTACAAACGAAGTAAAGAAAGAAATTATCGAACAGTATGCTGTTCATGAAGGCGACACCGGATCTCCGGAAGTACAGATCGCAATTCTCTCCAAGAGAATCGCTCTTCTGACCGAACATCTGAAGATGCACAAGAAAGACCATCATTCCCGCCGCGGACTGCTGAAAATGGTTGGCCAGCGTAGAAACATGCTTGACTACCTCCGCCGCAAGGACATTGAACGTTACAGAACTCTTGGACAGAAACTCGGATTACGTCTGAAATAAGAAATGAAAAAATCCCTCCTGCTGTATCCAGCAGAAGGGATTTTTCTATATGTGTAAAATTTTTTCATACAACTTCTAAAAGATTAATCATTATGCTGTCTTAAAACTGTTTCAGCAGACTTGTTAAAATTTTAGATTTTATTATATAATAAGGAGTACATAAAATTATTTGTATAACAGGAGGAATAGGGATGTTTAAGACATTTCAAATGGAACTTGCCGGCCGACAGTTAGTCGTTGAAACTGGTAAAATGGCAAAACAAGCAAATGGAGCTGCGTTAATTCGCTATGGTGATACAGTCGTACTCGTAACTTCTACAGGAAGCAAAGAAGCGCGTGAAGGAACAGATTTCTTCCCTCTGACTGTAGACTATGAAGAAAAGATGTATGCTGTAGGTAAAATGCCGGGAGGATTCCTGCGCAGAGAAGGAAGACCAGGAAATTCTGCGATTTTGAACGCACGCCTGATCGACCGCCCTATTCGTCCGCTTTTTGATAAAAGATGCCGCAATGATGTGCATGTAGTTGCGACTGTACTCTCTGTTGATTATGATAATGCGCCGGAACTTTGCGGTATGCTTGGCGCATCCGTTTCCCTAGGCATTTCTGATATTCCGTGGGATGGACCTATTGCAGGTGTCAGAGTAGGCAAAGTCAACGGTGAATACGTCATCAACCCGACTCAGGAACAGATGGAAGCATCTACTATGACTGTAACTGTTGCCGGTTCCGAAGAAGCTATCATGATGGTTGAAGGCGGCGCTAAAGAAGCTCCGGAAGAAGAAGTTCTGGATGCTATTATGTTTGGCCATGAAAGCATAAAGGAACTTTGCCGCTTCCAGAAGCAGATTATTGCTGAAGTCGGCAAACCGAAACGTACTCTTGTATTTGCTGATATCCCGGCAGAAATTGAAGAAGCAGTAGAAGCTTATGCAACTGATGCTCTCAAAAAGGCTGTTTTTGATGCAGATAAATTGAGACGTGATGGCAATATCGATGCTGTCAAGAAAGATGCAAAGGAACACTTTGCTGAAATTTATCCGGACAATGGCGCAGACGTTGCAGAAAGTCTCGATCATTTGACAAAGAAAATCGTCCGCAAGATGATCTCCAACGAACATATCCGCCCGGATGGAAGAAAGCTGGATGAAATCCGTCATATTACCTGTGAAGTAGGACTCCTTCCACGTGTCCATGGCTCCGCACTCTTTACCCGCGGCCAGACACAGGCTCTGTCCATTACCACACTGGCTCCTATGTCTGAAACACAGACCATTGATGATCTGACACCTGTTACAGAAAAGAGATATATTCATCAGTACAACTTCCCGTCTTACAGCGTAGGCGAGACAAAGGGCTCCCGCGGTCCTGGCCGTCGTGAAATCGGTCATGGCGCTCTTGCTGAAAGAGCTCTGCTTCCGGTTATTCCATCTGTAGATGAATTCCCATATGCAATCCGTGTCGTTTCTGAAATTCTTGAATCCAACGGATCATCTTCCCAGGCTTCCGTCTGCGGAAGCACCATGTCCCTGCTTAATGCAGGCGTACCGCTGAAAGCTCCGGTTGCAGGCATTGCTATGGGCCTGATTGAAGATGGCGGCAACTTTAGCATCCTTTCCGATATCCAGGGCATGGAAGATGCTCTTGGCGATATGGACTTCAAGGTAGCAGGAACAGCAAAGGGCATTACAGCTATTCAGATGGACATCAAGGTACATGGCCTGTCCCGCGATATTCTTCTGGCAGCATTGAAGCAGGCTCATGAAGGACGTCTGTTTATCCTTGGCAAGATTGCTGAATGCATTGATAAGCTGGCAGAACATCTTTCTGCATATG harbors:
- a CDS encoding ABC transporter permease, which produces MVDLAISTVAQGLMWSILAIGVFLSFRVLDVPDMTCEGSFPLGGAIAASMIAAGVSPWAGLAAGALGGLIAGVVTGVLYTKLKIPAILAGILTMIALYSINLHVMGKANISLLRADTVFSTTSEMLHISMSAAGFVVPLIMMAVIIGFIYWFFGTELGMCIRATGFNPQMVRAQGVNTDTMTIIGLFISNALIGLCGAVVAQNNGFADVGMGIGTIVIGLASVIIGEVILGADSFSASLAAVVLGSILYRVVIAGVLYLGMPPNDLKLFTAIIVMLALAAPMIKDKVNMGKAG
- a CDS encoding ABC transporter ATP-binding protein, encoding MLNVSHISKTFFKGTINEKKALNDLSLTLNDGDFCTVIGGNGAGKSTLLNSIAGAYLPDSGTIEINGKDVTKMSEYKRAKFIGRVFQDPLKGTAAGMQVEENLLLASRRGESRRLRWAFSAGDHDKYKAMVSRLDLGLEDRLSTRIGLLSGGQRQALTLLMATIKRPEVLLLDEPTAALDPKTAAKVLKITDEIVHEQHLTTLMITHNMKDALKYGNRLIMMNNGRIIADYSEDEKKNLTIDDLLKKFEETADAVSDRIVLG
- the rpsO gene encoding 30S ribosomal protein S15 — its product is MLTNEVKKEIIEQYAVHEGDTGSPEVQIAILSKRIALLTEHLKMHKKDHHSRRGLLKMVGQRRNMLDYLRRKDIERYRTLGQKLGLRLK
- a CDS encoding polyribonucleotide nucleotidyltransferase — protein: MFKTFQMELAGRQLVVETGKMAKQANGAALIRYGDTVVLVTSTGSKEAREGTDFFPLTVDYEEKMYAVGKMPGGFLRREGRPGNSAILNARLIDRPIRPLFDKRCRNDVHVVATVLSVDYDNAPELCGMLGASVSLGISDIPWDGPIAGVRVGKVNGEYVINPTQEQMEASTMTVTVAGSEEAIMMVEGGAKEAPEEEVLDAIMFGHESIKELCRFQKQIIAEVGKPKRTLVFADIPAEIEEAVEAYATDALKKAVFDADKLRRDGNIDAVKKDAKEHFAEIYPDNGADVAESLDHLTKKIVRKMISNEHIRPDGRKLDEIRHITCEVGLLPRVHGSALFTRGQTQALSITTLAPMSETQTIDDLTPVTEKRYIHQYNFPSYSVGETKGSRGPGRREIGHGALAERALLPVIPSVDEFPYAIRVVSEILESNGSSSQASVCGSTMSLLNAGVPLKAPVAGIAMGLIEDGGNFSILSDIQGMEDALGDMDFKVAGTAKGITAIQMDIKVHGLSRDILLAALKQAHEGRLFILGKIAECIDKLAEHLSAYAPKIITITIPVEKIRDVIGSGGKTINKIIAETGVKMDVEEDGRIYIASPDEGAANKARKIVESLTKEVQVGETYLGKVTKLMKFGAFVEILPGKEGLVHVSQLALHRVEKPEDVVKEGDEIMVKVTEIDDKGRINLSRKALLLEKKQ